Below is a window of Impatiens glandulifera chromosome 2, dImpGla2.1, whole genome shotgun sequence DNA.
ttatttttttttagaaaattaatgaaTGCTAGAAATTGTTACATACTTGGTGCATTCGTCGAGGATTCCGAATTTAGGCTTGTGAAAGAATAAACGTGCCttcaaaaagggaaaaagttTTATGTAACCTCATCAGGCAAGTTAcactaaataattaatgaaaacaatCTGAGAATTAATTCCTTCACAAATTAGCTTACCATGCCTAATCTCTGCTGCTCTCCAAGAGACAACATATCTTCCCAGTTCTGATTAACATTAAAGTTACCTTCTCTTTCCAAAAGATAAAGCAATTTTACATTCTCCAGAATGCTTCTCAAATGTTTGTCAAGAATTTCCTGGCCATTTGTTGACGGTTCACCTGAAATTACCATAATAGCTATGTCATTAGTAGTTGCATAAAttacacaaataataataataaaaacaactcAAATGGTGTGGGAAAACAACTTTTTTAGTTGTTGTGTTTGCCGTTTGGCGCTTGATATGATAAATTGAATATACAAGTAAATACCAACTGACCCCACTTTTGAAAATACTTTGGTTTCTGAATCTGGATCAGGTagaaaatttaagtttaaaaactTCAAGTTTAATATGATTCCATCTGTATGGATCCACAACTAGATGGGAAATGAACATAAATGATGTTTGGAAATGAAGCCAATTTAAACCCAAACTGATAAAATTCTCCTAATACTTCATTATGTCAGTAAAATTGCCTCATTAGGATCCGGACCAAGATCCAGAAACAAAAAGTGTTACCAAAAAGCCCGAAAAGTTGTAAAAATTGGATAGATCTTCAAAAGAGAggaagaataataaattaagcaGGAAAATTAACAGAACCTCACCATTGCCATACAATGCTAATACCCTTTTTTCTGCCTCCTCATTAGAAAGAGGGTATATAACTTGATCCCTCAAACTTCCCAAGCATGTATAGGGACGCTGAGGAATATAAAAGATACCACATCCACATTTAGCCTCTTCATCAATTCTTTGGATGGGTTTGTTTAGTTTCCCACTGACTATTGGCCAAAGTCCATGAAGAACCCTGAAGATAGAGCTTTTTCCGCTCCCATTTGGACCTAGGAAATTTTAAGCTTAGTAAGAAACATGAAACCAGAAAAAGAACACACTCcataaagaaaattattgagaaagtgATAAATGGTGGCTAACAATTTATTCTCCACCCAAGGCCTTTCTTGATGAAGGGTTTAAAACTCCTTATCCCATCATCATtgaaatcatcaatcaaattaccctttattcttttaacattttaaatattaaatacaaagcatattttagtcatttaacccaaataatccactttttcatcaaacaagatttgttttttcaaaaaattggtttatttcAGAAGAAAAGAACTACAttaaacaagctccaagagcacatttcataaaactcttgtaCAACCATTACTAATTTAGGAGAATAAATTTATGTGATCACCCAATTATCTAAGAAAAatgaagagagaagaaaatatCAACTAACCAGTAAGAAGCAAACTTTTTCCTGGCATTATTTCACAAGTCAATTTCCTAGCTAATAATTTCTGTCCTGGGCTGATGATATCCACATCAGAGATGACAATAGCATCATTTGAATTCATTGATGACATGGTCTCAGTAATAGAATCATCTGCATAATCCATCTTTTATCAATACAAGCATCAACATCCAACGATACAAGATATCAAAGAGAAAAGATGCAGTAAGTGCAAATTCTTGGTCTGAAATAATTTGTTTGCAAGAAAAACAGCTCAAGAAAATTGGATAGGATTATTGCAATAGAATCTAGCATATATTTATCCATAAAAATTCTATAAGAGCAGATATGATATATAACACTGGAAAAGTTGCATGCTGGTAGGGAAAGTGTATTTCTCTATTGAATTTCTTTAGCAACAGTATAGCATGATGCATCTAGGTAGTATATACTTTTTGACACAGGCTTTTGCTCTTGTCCTATTTCGTCTGATGTACTTTTTATTACTTTTCCTCTCAAACTTTCTTTCTAAGCATAAATGAAGACATTGAGTGAGATGCACAAAATTTTATCACCCTTCATACCTAAAACCCACAAAAAAAGCTCAAGTATCAAATAAATGGTCTGGATGATGTACATGTCATGGAACACATCTTCATGACAAAAATACTGATAATATAGGCATACAAAACCAAGACTGATAAACCATCTGCTGGTGATTTCTTTTCATTGGCACCAGAATATTTGTTAAACAACAAAGGTTTCCGTATCTTTACAAAAACTACACAAGACTTTGTCAGTTCAAAAGGGTTTTGCAGCTACATTATCAGTCAATATGTTTTGTAATTGGCATTCTCTGTTGTTATGGTTGCTCATTCTCATATGTGGATACTTAAAAATGAATTAGCATGAAATTATGTGTGAACAGAACCACATTCATTaacaagaaaatataataagGAATTGATGGAAGCTCCAAACCAATCCTGAATGGCATTCTGGAAGTAGCTTAGTAAGACTACAAAAAATATCACTGGATTTTCACTCACCAGCCGCCACACACTAAAATAGTTCTATATCAACTTGAATTGACCCCCTCATTATACGCTGGATGAAACATTATTAACTTGACAggaaacaaataataaatctttttttGTGTGTGTCAAAGAAGTACacaaggatatcaaatgtgccTCTTCTTCTCGTTACTAGCAAAAGAACCCTGCAATACTTTATCAATATTCAAGTTCTTTCCTGATACCTAAAATCAATGTAATGCCTGCTTCTAATTGGATTTAATCTGTAAAAACTAATAAGCAAATCATTTTAGGCACTCATGCTTCTGTCAGGCTGTGGTAACTTCAATAAACATCATAttcatagaaaaaaatattcagAGCAGACACATAGTTGATAAAGAATATGCACAGGCCTCCACCCATAGGAACATAACCACCGTCGACACAACATATATAGCAacttcaaaacaaaaaagaaactACAACCTAAAAACGTACAAGCAAGTTTCACTTTGTGCAACACTTGTTGTAACTGTTTAGGTATATATCTCAAATAAAGAGAACCAGACAAAGACGGACCTTTTTGGGCAAAATCAAGAAGCTCTTCAAGCTCAAAAATTCGATTGATCCCTCCAGACAACTCAAGGAACTTTCTGTGTAGTTCAAGGATGTCACCAAAAGCCAAAAAGCTTTGTGATACAACGGATGCTAGGTAACGTAGAGCGTGGGCTAATTCACCTGAAAATCATTCCATTCAGAGATAAACATCACTCTAGAATGAATGAAACAAATGTGGCACACTACATAGCTTAGAAACTAGTACCTTGAGTGGAGGTCAGAGCTCGATCCCCTGAGTGTTCAATAGCATACAATAAGCTCAAACCCCATGTAACATTATGTGGGAGTTGCTTGGTGATAAAATCGTCCAGTGCGCCAAAGAGCCATTTCCTCTTAAGATGTGATGCAGAATGATCAAGGAGGTCCTTAAACCTTGATTCAATCATCTGCTTGGTTGAGAGTAACATCAGTAAAATTTCTTCTTCCAGTAcaagtatttaatatttgacaAAATGATAATGGAGAGGGAACTAGAAAATGGCTTGTATTCTTGCATATTTCTGAATGATTCAACTAATACAAGGAGAGAATAATTTATAGCCAAAACAaaaagaaactaattaaataatagagcAATTTCATAAAACATAAATGAGCCTTGCTTGGGAAGCAAAGCAATGTTGGAGTAAATGGCTCATGGAAAATGATAATGTGCCGAGATTGGTATTCCACAATTTATGTTGCAAGACATGGATAACTGTTCTTCAAACCTTTGCCATATCTAACAAAAGAAATTCAAGTAATTATGCAAACAAAAAATCTAAAACTAATGCAGCAAAGAAACTTTCTAATCTATGTTCCATCTTAAAACTGACTCAAACTCTTAACTTTGCTGCACCACAGCTTAATGGGCATGACTTATTTTATCCCATCTACAACAGGTACATAAATAATAGCTTTAACTGAAAACATCAGAAACAAGATGCACCTGCAGGTCATTATATGAATGCCTTGTTCTATTGTGTTACTAGGTATTTCATCACTTTACTAGTCAACTCATTATTTCTATTGGCCAATACAACACTTTTGTATGTTGTGCCATCAAATTCAACCATTTCTTTGATCCCATGTTCTGTGATGTTCTAATtcctaacaatatttttatgcCAAGAGTTACAAGAAGAAGTCAACTTTTCTGGCACGGTACATTCATGATTTACTATAGAAAAGGCACAGAGTTATGAAATTAAAGATGCAGCAGAAACGAGATAGATGAAGAAATAtaatagaatagaatagaatagaatgAAGTTCAGGAAACCTACAGCTTTCTCTCGGGCACCACCTCCAAAGAATGCCACAGATTCAGCATGTGTGCGTAATCTCTCATGCATGAACCTGTGTCCGTGGAAGTCAGGTATCTCCATGCAATATTACTTTACAAAACAACATAAGTAGAAtaaatagaaagtgaattaccTAAACATTCCCTCAAGCTTTTGTTCCTGACTTGCTAAGTCACCAAAATCAGGAGCAACAATTCTCAGAAGACCTAGACCCAGCAACATATAAGCATATAAAATGGCAACACCCCTTCTACCAGTTAACAGCATCATTCTCCATGTGAACCTAAGAGCAACCATATTTCCTAATATTACATATGGAGATCCTAACagcttttaatgaaaatttggaCTCCTAAAACGAAAAGTAAAGAAGATGTATGACTATAGATGCACTTACCATAAAATGTCAACAGATGGTTTCACCATTCCAGTGACTAATCCCGACAAGTCACCAGTTAATTTCTCCAGATCTTGAGTTAATCTCTGGTCTGCATCTATATTAACATTTGACATGTGGAAAACCTACAGAGTAGATTTACATGGTTAATAGGAAGTATCTAAGTGTTGGGGCTGTACTTATGGGCTGAAAATATGCAGTACTTTCTATATCTTTGTGCTGAAACACAAGAAAGAATGTTATGCTTTTGTGTATGTAGTTGATGGTAGATCTAGATCCTAATTCTATGGGAGACTTTTCTCTAGTGATGAGATACAATAATCAATTACACAGACAATAATTATTAGTAACTAATTAATGAAGGGATTGTTGGATCAATAGTATTTTGGCTAGCCTCAAAAGATGAGGCTccaaacttttttattatagaattgATTTAATGGTGAAGCCATGCAAGAAGGAACCTGCAACAAACTTTCAAAGAATGGCACTCACCCAGAAATTCTATCCTCAAAATGAAAAACTATAAATACAGGAATTCCTGGGAAAATTTTGGATGCTTGTCATATTACCTTATAATAAGCATTATTTCGCAAATAGTTTTTTAGTAAATGTTGAGTCAAACGGATCCTCCAACCAAGGGCAAGTCTGGCTGTCAAGTGCCTGTATAtgaataatatgaaataaaaaaggtGCATTGTCTATATTCAATAGAAGCTGACATAATAAGAAGCAGCACCCTCAATATTACGCATGTCCCAGAATGTGTGGCAGGAACATATATACAGGCATGTGTATCAGGTCATAATAACATGCCTATATCCACAACTTGCTTTACAATATTCATTGCAAGTCCAGCACATTAATAATGTTTCAGTGAAACAAGGTTTCAAAATAAAGTTTCTACAAACAGTTCAAAGAATTCTAACTTCAAGTTCACATATCTAACAAAACAATAATTGATGTGAGATCAGtaacaaataaatgataatatgcTAAGGATGTCAGTCCAATCTAAAGTACTGTTATAAATCACCTCAAAGAAGGGGCAACAAATGAAGATGCTGCACTTTGAAGAACACTGACACCAACAAGTTTAGTGAATGCAGCTTTATCTTGCTCCAAAACATACTTCACAGTTGTCCCTGAAATttgtaattcaaaataataacaacaaaattgataaacacaacttttgagtaaaaacaaataaagagaACATGCACGAAGGAACAATCACCATTCAAAGAGGCGATGCGATCAGAAATCCAGGTTCTTGATATCACAAGTATAGCAACTGAAAGAAGCTGCATACCCTGCTTGTCCATTACTGTTGGCACCTATAATGTCCATGATAATGCTTCCAGTTGGTATAACATATTCCAAAATGAACAGAAAGCATGAACATGGAGATGTTCAGATTTATGCCAACTAGTTGTAAAGGAAATATATGCAGGCCCTATATATCATATCCATGCATACCAAAAAGCCATGTCAATAACATACATTAAAGACCTTAAGGGAGCATGTAGTTGGTAATGAGTCAAGGAAAAAGAAGGGGGTGAAGCAACAAAACTCATGAATTTTTTGTGATCTTTCTGCACTCACCCATATTACTTTCCAGAACAAGTAACTTCTTCACCCTCTCCCCCCACCCGAACCACCCCGCGCAAAGTATGTGCAGAGATTTTGGATTTGTTCATAACGATCAAATTATATCTGGTCTTGTTTCCACCTTTCCAGTCATTCTcagtgttctaaatggcggtcGAGGCGGCCGCCTAGGCGGTAGGCGGTCCAACACCGCTCCGCCTATGCATGAGGCGgtcagattatttaattatttattatttttaattaattaattactaagattaatatatgtatatatatatttaataaaaaaactctttatcacccactatttatttaaattttgaaatgactctttacattccaattcatttatcttcttcttttctgtttCTTATCTCATTCACCTCACCTCCTTGATCATCTACATCTTCTTAGATCATCTAAtcatctatctcttcttcagctcgtctacatacttatttttgttaaatgttactatattaaagaatattaatttgactttttagtaaaatgataattatagaacatctttattatatttatattcaaccgcCTAGGCACCGCTTAGGCACCGCCTAGGCACCCGAGGCAGTAGGCAGTCACTTACCGCTCCGCCACCGCCTACCGCCGTTTAGAACACTGGTCATTCTagatacaatttttaaaatgacataaataCTAATTACTTTTGGAATGGAAATTGGGCAAGAACTACAAGAATGCCCCATTCATTCTGGGGTGAAGAAGGGGATtgattatcataataataaataaaaagtataaaaatctACTAGTAATTTAGTTGGATTACctattaaattcaattataaaaagtaCATTTATAGAAAACGACCTCTTATTTGAACAGtcaaaaggaaataaataaaacggCCCTTCTCATTATCAAAGAAATAGAAAATGGTATATGGTATTCTCCATGTGTCCAATGGAAATACTTGGAATTACATCGGAAGATAGATAATTATCACTACTGAAAATAGGTCTCTCCAAGGAAATGGACTAGGCTTGGAAATTTAAAGGAAGGTAAAGCAAGCTGTCATAGCAATCACTTTCTGATTTAGGGAAGAAGGCAGAGCGGaagaagaattttttaaaatggaataaataaaaaacagaaaagaaaatgataggATAGAAGAAAGTGATTCAATCAACCTTCCTGGCTATTGGATACCAGCCTATGTGATCACTACCAAGATGGCTCTATCACTAGTCATATAAAGTACCTCCTAGGAAATGGATTCACTATTAAAGTGtgtagaaaattataaataactagTTATTGTGATATTATAGTTAAAGgataaataactatttaaagTGATATTATCCAGTTATTATGTTAAAGGATAAGCGAATGTAAAGCTAATGATTTTCCTTAGTTATCACAAAGAGGTTTCTACTTTCTAGGAAGGTAGAGTTATCCTGTAATCTTTTGATTTGTATTCAAATACACAGACGTGAATAATATACAACTTGTTTCCCCTCTATTTACTTTTCCGCAAAGTTGATACAGAACAAACTGAAGAACATCCGCGACACCGGTAATCAATAAAAATGCATCtcaattttccaaaaataaaaggaaaagtgAACAAGAAAAGTTGAGTATTGTGTCATTGTTGAGGCAGACCTCACCATCAAACCGACAATTGAAGGAAAAGAAACCAAGACTAACTGGTAGGTAACACCGAACTTAAGGGAAAAAGAGATTCCACATTTTGAGCCTTTAGCCTAGGGATGCAATAacatcttaattatatattcatcaaTGATGAAACAATATGTCCAAGATAAAGgatacatttgatttgattcTTGGGAAGTATTCAAACCCACAAGATCAAGGAGACAAGTTATTGTTGCCACTAAATATTGGACACATATGAAACAAGTACTTGTTGCTTCTATAGAAGTAAATAGAAGTTGAAGAGCTTGAGAACGTTATTTCATTTAGGACTAAATGTATGCACATTTGAAACATATAAAGTTAAGATCTTAAATCCACAATTGAGTTCATAAAGCATGCAAGTATTTTCATATGCAGAGTACCAATCAAGTTCTTAAGGAACAAAAAATCAGTTATTTATTCTAGAAACAGGTTAAGGAACGCTTATGCTGGTTTAAGCCACTGCTAACTCTCAACAtctaatattcaaaatttgttgGGTAAATAGGTCCGACACAGCACTTTAGTAAGAGGGATACTTACAAGTATTTTAAACATGGAAGCTATTCTGAGAGGAAGTGATCTTTGAGTAACCCGAAGTTGTGGAATTACAGGCAATGAAACATCAGGAAGAACTGGAGGTGATTTTCTTATCAACTCTGACACGTAAGGTTCTGACTTTGCATTTGAAAAGGCAGGATCCTGGTTATCAGGAATGTCCAGGAAGCAAATGATTAGATGAAACCAAGAATAAGAAAATTACAAAAGAAAACAATGGATGATATCTGTCCCCATCATTACCCTTTTAGTATTTGTAAATGCTCGCTGAACAGCCATGGCATCATTTTGGCGAACTGTATCTGACAACTTCAGTGTGTTGAATCCACCTTCGCTTAGAGCTGGAGAATCCCCTCTGAATTTTTTATAGAACTGTCAGCATGAGATATTTAGCAATAGcattgagaaaataattttggcTTTCAGAACCTCTTGTAATCCACACTCCAGCCTCCTTCACCATCCAAGGACAAAACTATATCATGAAATGCAACCAGTGCAGGGCGGTGGGAGATTGTAATGCAAGAGGTTCCCATTGCTCGGACTTTAGCACAGAAGCGTTCTTCCATGTCAGTTGTCACAGCGCTGGTGCATTCATCAAGAATAGCAAATTTTGGCTTATGATAGAAGAGTCTGGCCATTCCCAATCTTTGCTGTTCCCCCAAAGATAACTCATCTCCCCAATTTACCTCTTTTTGAGGAGGATAACGATCTAGTAGATATTCAAGGTCCACCTACATCAATGAATATAAAGTTCATTGATGTTTAAAGCAAACAAAATAGTTCATATTACAAAAATCTTACTAGACAAGATATTAACACTTACATTCTTTAATAGTTCAGTCATCTCACTATTTGTCAAAGGTTCAATCTCTTGATCTGCTGTAAGaggataaattaattgatcacGAAGTGTTCCAACAGCAGTATACGGCCGTTGAGGTACATAGAATATCTCTTTATTGAGATCTGAACCAACTCCTGGCTTGACTATGTTTCCAGATACCAGAGGCCAGAGGCCCCCTAAAACTCTAAAAAGTGAGCTTTTTCCACTACCATTTGGACCTACAGTGCAATATAAATTCATTTGTCAGATGGCATTGACCAATGAACTTGCAAACATGGAATGTTGTCAGATAAGATCTAAATTCTAATTGGATAATCTTCTGAAAACAGATTGTTCAAATTAACTTTTATCCATCATTTAGTTCCCACTCATGGATCGTCAATTAGTTATGATTCATGTAACAAACTCCAACCACAAAATCACGGCTTCAAGCTAACAAAAAGATTGGATGAGTTCCAAAGCCAGATAAAAAATTAGCACCAAAAAGCTCGAGGAAAAGGAAAGACCAACCAAGAATAGTTAGATAATAAGCAAAAAGGATTCTAACAGAAGGATTATTTTTTAGGTCAAGGAATTCACCAGTAATCAATAGATTGGACCCTGATTCAACCCTCAGTGTCAAATCCTCCACCAAAACATTACCAGTAGGGGTAACAACCTGAAATGTGTGAAATAA
It encodes the following:
- the LOC124925651 gene encoding ABC transporter D family member 1; protein product: MPSLQLLQLTEHGRKLLASRRKSLLLATGVAVAGGTVAYLHSRHHQKRYDSFSNYKGLGENDEQVEKVNGDENIVKKSRQKKKKSGLQSLQVLAAILLSRMGQMGARDILALVGVVMLRTALSNRLAKVQGFLFRAAFLRRVPTFFRLIFENLLLCFLHSTLHSTSKYITGTLSLRFRKILTKLIHTHYFQNMTYYKISHVDGRITNPEQRIASDVPKFCSELSELVQDDLIAVTDGLLYTWRLCSYASPKYVVWILAYVLGAGTLIRNFSPAFGKLMSKEQQLEGEYRQLHSRLRTHAESIAFYGGEHREEYHIQQKFMNLFQHMGAVLHDHWWFGMIQDFLLKYLGATVAVILIIEPFFAGNLRPDSSTLGRAEMLSNLRYHTSVIISLFQSLGTLSISSRRLNRLSGYADRIHELLTVSSELSIHEVSSLQRKGSRNCVSEANYIEFDNVKVVTPTGNVLVEDLTLRVESGSNLLITGPNGSGKSSLFRVLGGLWPLVSGNIVKPGVGSDLNKEIFYVPQRPYTAVGTLRDQLIYPLTADQEIEPLTNSEMTELLKNVDLEYLLDRYPPQKEVNWGDELSLGEQQRLGMARLFYHKPKFAILDECTSAVTTDMEERFCAKVRAMGTSCITISHRPALVAFHDIVLSLDGEGGWSVDYKRGDSPALSEGGFNTLKLSDTVRQNDAMAVQRAFTNTKRDPAFSNAKSEPYVSELIRKSPPVLPDVSLPVIPQLRVTQRSLPLRIASMFKILVPTVMDKQGMQLLSVAILVISRTWISDRIASLNGTTVKYVLEQDKAAFTKLVGVSVLQSAASSFVAPSLRHLTARLALGWRIRLTQHLLKNYLRNNAYYKVFHMSNVNIDADQRLTQDLEKLTGDLSGLVTGMVKPSVDILWFTWRMMLLTGRRGVAILYAYMLLGLGLLRIVAPDFGDLASQEQKLEGMFRFMHERLRTHAESVAFFGGGAREKAMIESRFKDLLDHSASHLKRKWLFGALDDFITKQLPHNVTWGLSLLYAIEHSGDRALTSTQGELAHALRYLASVVSQSFLAFGDILELHRKFLELSGGINRIFELEELLDFAQKDDSITETMSSMNSNDAIVISDVDIISPGQKLLARKLTCEIMPGKSLLLTGPNGSGKSSIFRVLHGLWPIVSGKLNKPIQRIDEEAKCGCGIFYIPQRPYTCLGSLRDQVIYPLSNEEAEKRVLALYGNGEPSTNGQEILDKHLRSILENVKLLYLLEREGNFNVNQNWEDMLSLGEQQRLGMARLFFHKPKFGILDECTNATSVDVEEHLYCLAKEMGITVVTSSQRPALIPFHSTELRLIDGEGTWELRSIEH